In Hippoglossus stenolepis isolate QCI-W04-F060 chromosome 20, HSTE1.2, whole genome shotgun sequence, the following are encoded in one genomic region:
- the ndufaf7 gene encoding protein arginine methyltransferase NDUFAF7, mitochondrial produces the protein MRSFLGFKTQRLLSGVFSSAAAVRWRAAQTRLLCSSSPDEDKRRPSMLRHLTSKLKATGPISVAEYMREVLTNPVTGYYVRNNMLGPDGDFITSPEISQIFGELLGVWILSEWMGAGRPNQLQLVELGPGKGSLASDVLRVFGQLQSVLCDASVSLHLVEVSPALSRLQAQTLTRDSSREADAEDELVYRRGETAAGLPVSWYRRLDDVPTGFSIFIAHEFFDALPIHKFQRTEKGWREVMVDIDPEKSDQLRFVVTPSPTLASSTFVRADERRDHVEVCAEGGVIVQQLARRIVEDGGAALIADYGHEGTKTDTFRGFKGHRLHDVLASPGSADLTADVDFSYLRSIAGGGVACLGPVTQRTFLKNMGIDTRMQALLRNCSDPSTRKQLISSYDMLTNPEKMGERFHFFSLLHHSRLAKPKRATGMKLEKTSPAPLPVAGFTELSFS, from the exons ATGAGAAGTTTCCTCGGTTTTAAAACTCAGCGGCTGCTCAGCGGAGTcttcagctcagcagcagcag TGCGATGGCGAGCAGCTCAGACCAgactcctctgcagctcctcgcCGGATGAAGACAAACGCCGACCGTCCATGCTGAGACACCTGACCTCCAAATTAAAAGCCACAGGTCCGATTTCGGTGGCCGAGTACATGAGGGAGGTTCTCACCAACCCTGTGACG GGTTATTATGTGAGGAACAACATGCTCGGACCAGACGGGGATTTTATCACCTCACCTGAAATCAGTCAGATCTTTGGAGAG TTGCTCGGCGTCTGGATCCTCAGCGAGTGGATGGGAGCAGGTCGAcccaaccagctgcagctggtggagCTCGGACCTGGAAAAGGATCGTTGGCCAGCGACGTCCTCAGG GTGTTCGGTCAGTTGCAGTCAGTTCTGTGTGACGCCTCGGTGTCCCTCCACCTGGTCGAGGTGAGTCCGGCTCTGAGTCGGCTGCAGGCCCAGACTCTGACCAGGGACAGCAGCCGGGAGGCGGACGCAGAGGACGAGCTGGTTTACCGCCGCGGGGAAACTGCAGCCGGCCTCCCGGTGTCCTGGTACCGCCGCTTAGACGACGTCCCCACAG gtTTCAGCATCTTTATCGCTCACGAGTTCTTCGACGCTCTGCCCATCCACAAGTTTCAG AGGACGGAGAAAGGCTGGAGGGAGGTTATGGTGGACATCGACCCGGAGAAGTCCGATCAGCTGAGGTTCGTCGTGACTCCGTCTCCCACGCTGGCCTCGTCCACATTCGTTCGT GCCGATGAAAGGCGGGATCATGTGGAGGTGTGTGCAGAGGGCGGGGTCATCGTCCAGCAGCTGGCCCGGAGGATCGTGGAGGACGGCGGCGCGGCGCTGATCGCCGACTACGGCCACGAAGGAACCAAGACGGACACGTTCAGA GGTTTTAAAGGTCACCGGCTCCACGACGTCCTGGCCTCCCCCGGCTCGGCCGACCTCACCGCCGACGTCGACTTCAGCTACCTGCGGAGCATAGCTGGAGGGGGGGTGGCCTGTTTGGGACCTGTCACTCAGAGGACGTTCCTGAAGAACATGGGCATCGACACACGGATGCAG GCTCTGCTGAGGAACTGCAGCGACCCGTCCACCAGGAAGCAGCTGATCAGCAGCTACGACATGCTGACCAACCCCGAGAAGATGGGCGAGCGCTTCCACTTCTTCAGCCTGCTGCACCACAGCCGCCTCGCCAAACCCAAGAGAGCGACGGGGATGAAGCTGGAGAAGACGAGCCCGGCGCCGCTGCCCGTGGCCGGATTCACTGAGCTCAGCTTCTCCTAG
- the cebpz gene encoding CCAAT/enhancer-binding protein zeta produces MARSKQRRKRESLKCEGDEEEEGGNCGGGGEEEEDGAADGGEETGRKDKGGEEDEEFNLEEVLKLGGTQADYIFLAGLDDSNDLVDGGKKGAIDDLEEGELQKFINKLGLKAFAGQSVIADEPEGEDTGEPSQKEPTQAKAKPASGEEQASSAPRKVTGEQPAGITPKTKKTKTTAAKKAKQNVNVFEFQQRLVLLVKPGGKWFDLDYSAEGSTATQDPQLVSQYKALAQQLFEADVALYKSKKNLQKGANSSWMKTVVSTGVLADRMAAMTVLIQDAAVHTLEHVEGLVSMVKKKGSRRMGLMALDTLRELLLSDLLPEHRKLRTFAQHPFDQLEEKASGNRDARDRRLLLWYFEHQLKHHYAEFVVALDTVAHDTVAATKTKALATAHELLCSRPEQEKALLIQVVNKLGDPEYKTAAKASYLLETLLHKHPNMKVVVSCEVERLMFRPNISPKAQYYAVCFLSQVMLSHDEAELATKLITIYFSFFRACIKKKDIESKMLSALLSGVNRAYPYASAGDEKVKEQLDTLFKVVHLVKFNTAVQALMLLFQVMDSQQTVSDRFYVALYRKLLDSGLSSSSRQSMFLNLLYKSLKADIVLRRVKAFVKRLLQVSAEQNASFTCGALFLVSEVMKAKPGLKVLLQEDGDGEEEEFKDLAEEGDDEEERFVDADKLEEGASAEKAEPKPTASWVHHQNLEGGKKQQIYDPLHRNPLYCGADHTTLWELQRLTVHFHPSVSLFAKTILEGGFILYTGDPLQDFTLIRFLDRFVFRNPKQLRGKQNTDAAAMMPKHRLPLNSLPVNCEEFLFKEESQIPVDEIFFHRFFKKRQQEKQLRRPRRDGDNESVDDVDDEEFEKILDSCEGDSYFADLAVDDLDFAGNVKSKKGKKGAEASDSDDSDMDDLDDEEVSLGSMDEEDFGDELEDEGGTFMDAGGDDDDEVPELEDDDDSQEEMETPPTKKKRKSSEELNFSGSLGSKPGKKRKGKKDTAMFASAEEFGSLLDENAGSKFDNIGQNAMANTDKAGVKQLKWESQRDDWIQGRDAQTLRKKKTVFNKKRTTTAGRARTGARTGARAGARTFGNRKRKN; encoded by the exons atggcgAGAAGCAAACAGCGCAGGAAAAGAGAGAGTTTGAAATGTgaaggagacgaggaggaggagggtggaaactgcggaggaggaggagaagaggaggaggatggggcagctgatggaggtgaagagacagggaggaaagacaaaggaggagaagaagatgaggagttCAATCTGGAGGAGGTTCTCAAGCTCGGAGGAACTCAG GCGGACTACATCTTCCTCGCCGGCCTGGACGACTCCAACGACCTCGTCGATGGAGGCAAGAAAGGAGCCATAGACGACCTGGAGGAGGGCGAGCTGCAGAAGTTCATCAACAAACTGGGCCTCAAGGCGTTCGCCGGACAGAGCGTCATCGCAGACGAGCCAGAGGGTGAAGACACAGGAGAACCGAGCCAGAAGGAACCGACACAGGCCAAAGCCAAGCCGGCGTCCGGAGAAGAACAAGCCTCCAGCGCTCCGCGGAAAGTTACCGGTGAGCAGCCGGCAGGAATCACACCAAAGACCAAGAAGACGAAAACCACTGCCGCGAAAAAGGCAAAACAGAACGTGAACGTGTTTGAGTTTCAGCAGAGGCTGGTCCTGCTGGTCAAACCTGGAGGGAAGTGGTTCGACCTGGACTACAGCGCCGAGGGTTCCACCGCCACGCAGGATCCACAACTGGTCTCCCAGTACAAGGCGCTCGcccagcagctgtttgaggCCGATGTGGCGCTCTACAAGAGCAAGAAGAACCTGCAGAAAGGAGCCAACTCCTCCTGGATGAAGACCGTCGTCTCCACTGGCGTGCTGGCAGACAGGATGGCGGCCATGACGGTTCTGATCCAGGACGCTGCGGTGCACACGCTGGAGCACGTGGAAGGCCTGGTGTCCATGGTGAAGAAGAAGGGCAGCCGGCGGATGGGTCTGATGGCTCTGGACACGCTgcgagagctgctgctgtccgACCTGCTGCCGGAGCACAGGAAGCTCCGCACCTTCGCCCAGCACCCGTTCgaccagctggaggagaaggcCAGCGGCAACAGGGACGCTCGCgaccgccgcctcctcctctggtaCTTCGAGCACCAGCTGAAGCACCACTATGCCGAGTTCGTGGTGGCTCTGGACACGGTGGCTCATGACACGGTGGCAGCGACCAAGACGAAGGCGCTGGCCACCGCCCATGAGCTGCTGTGCAGCCGCCCGGAGCAGGAGAAGGCGCTGCTCATCCAGGTCGTCAACAAGCTGGGAGACCCCGAGTACAAGACGGCGGCAAAAGCGTCGTACCTTCTGGAgacgctgctgcacaaacacccCAACATGAAAGTGGTGGTGTCCTGCGAGGTGGAGCGGCTCATGTTCCGGCCCAACATCAGCCCGAAGGCGCAGTACTATGCCGTCTGCTTCCTCAGCCAGGTGATGCTGAGCCACGACGAGGCCGAGCTCGCCACCAAACTCATCACCATCTACTTCTCGTTCTTCCGCGCCTGCATCAAGAAAAAGGACATCGAGTCGAAGATGCTGAGTGCCCTGCTGTCGGGCGTGAACAGGGCGTATCCGTACGCCAGCGCCGGAGACGAGAAGGTGAAGGAGCAGCTGGACACGCTGTTCAAAGTGGTTCATCTGGTGAAGTTCAACACGGCCGTGCAGGCGCTCATGCTGCTGTTCCAGGTGATGGACTCGCAGCAAACCGTCTCCGACCGCTTCTACGTCGCCCTGTACAG gaAGCTGTTGGACTCGGGGCTGTCGTCGTCCTCCAGGCAGAGCATGTTCCTCAACCTGCTGTACAAGTCGCTGAAGGCCGACATCGTGCTGCGGCGGGTCAAAGCCTTCGTGAAGCGTCTGCTGCAGGTCAGCGCCGAGCAGAACGCCAGCTTCACCTGCGGGGCGCTGTTCCTGGTGTCCGAGGTGATGAAGGCCAAACCGGGTCTGAAggtcctgctgcaggaggacggG gacggagaggaagaggagttcaAAGACCTCGCCGAAGAAGgcgatgatgaagaggagcgcTTTGTGGACGCTGACAAGCTAGAGGAAGGAGCGAGTGCAGAGAAGGCGGAGCCCAAACCAACGGCATCGTGGGTACATCATCAGAACCTGGAAG gagggaaaaaacagcagATCTACGACCCGCTGCACAGAAACCCGTTATACTGCGGCGCCGACCACACGACTTTATGGGAGCTGCAGAGG ctcacTGTGCACTTCCATCCGTCTGTGTCACTGTTTGCAAAAACAATCCTGGAG GGAGGATTCATCCTGTACACCGGGGACCCGCTGCAGGACTTCACCCTCATCCGCTTCCTGGATCGATTCGTCTTCAGAAACCCAAAACAGCTGAGGGGAAAAC AAAACACGGATGCTGCAGCGATGATGCCCAAACACAGGCTTCCTCTCAACTCTCTACCAG TGAACTGCGAAGAGTTCCTGTTCAAAGAGGAAAGTCAGATTCCTGTGGATGAAATCTTCTTCCATCG CTTCTTTAAGAAACGtcagcaggagaagcagcttCGTCGTCCTCGTCGGGACGGAGACAACGAGAGCGTGGACGACGTGGACGATGAAGAGTTTGAGAAAATACTCG ATTCCTGTGAGGGAGACTCGTACTTCGCTGACCTGGCAGTTGATGATCTGGACTTTGCAGG TAACGTGAAGAGTAAAAAAGGTAAGAAAGGCGCTGAGGCCTCTGACTCGGACGACTCGGACATGGACGACCTGGACGACGAGGAGGTGTCTCTGGGCAGTATGGACGAGGAAGACTTCGGAGACGAGCTGGAGGACGAAGGGGGGACGTTCATGGACGCAGGTGGAGACGATGACGACGAAG TTCCAGAGTTGGAGGATGACGATG attcacaggaagagatggagacTCCTCCCaccaagaagaagaggaaatccTCCGAGGAGCTCAACTTCTCTGGATCTTTAG GCTCTAAACcggggaagaagaggaaaggaaagaaagacacgGCCATGTTTGCTTCTGCTGAGGAG TTTGGCTCGCTGCTGGACGAGAACGCCGGCTCCAAGTTCGACAACATCGGGCAGAACGCCATGGCCAACACGGACAAAGCAG GTGTGAAGCAGTTGAAGTGGGAGTCTCAACGTGACGACTGGATCCAGGGGCGCGACGCCCAAACGCTCCGGAAGAAGAAGACCGTGTTCAACAAGAAGAGGACGACGACGGCCGGCCGAGCCAGGACCGGAGCCAGGACCGGAGCCAGGGCCGGAGCCAGGACGTTCgggaacaggaagaggaagaactgA
- the LOC118099426 gene encoding protein CEBPZOS-like → MSPNPVTKRLVKAVVALELLGLFGVYGLFHTMNSSRDFRNTVNRRFPSILEVYYQSNEWAGVNGIREGDHEAWSAKQD, encoded by the exons ATGTCTCCCAACCCTGTGACGAAGAGGCTGGTGAAGGCCGTGGTCGCTCTGGAGCTGCTGGGACTCTTCGGTGTTTATGGTCTGTTCCACACgatgaacagcagcagag ATTTCAGAAACACCGTGAACAGACGGTTTCCATCGATCCTAGAAG TTTACTACCAGTCCAACGAGTGGGCGGGGGTGAACGGGATCCGAGAGGGAGACCACGAGGCCTGGTCGGCCAAACAGGACTGA
- the LOC118099868 gene encoding LOW QUALITY PROTEIN: hepatocyte nuclear factor 3-beta-like (The sequence of the model RefSeq protein was modified relative to this genomic sequence to represent the inferred CDS: deleted 1 base in 1 codon) has protein sequence MLSAFKMEAHDHPDWSGSSYYGETECYMNSGLSMNSMSGYMSAPGMTGPGTMNAPYVNPVGGSHSSVPGGMCQSPGAAVHPGAGMAPGLSSLSPPPYGSMMSPVYGQACSLRAREPKPYRRSYTHAKPPYSYISLITMAIQQAAAKRLTLNEIYQWITDLFPFYRQNQQRWQNSIRHSLSFNDCFIKVPRSPDRPGKGSFWALHPDSGNMFENGCYLRRQKRFKTGRRPGPGPGRGWGRGWGQEAAAAGRPGSEGGSVTSTSPGSDSQLSPACSSSPAASEVKSSGVKAHRPSSPVRVPSPLAHTQQLFSHHHHHALLMHEAAHLKPEPHHHQHHPSTTPYPSFNHPFSINNLMSEPQYGGYGCPLSAAPLVATKPGMDPPHTDPSYYHSVYRPIMNS, from the exons ATGCTGAGCGCTTTTAAGATGGAGGCGCACGATCACCCGGACTGGAGCGGCAGCAGCTACTACGGAGAGACCGAG tgttacATGAACTCTGGTTTGTCCATGAACTCCATGAGCGGCTACATGAGCGCGCCTGGCATGACCGGCCCCGGCACCATGAACGCGCCCTACGTGAACCCGGTGGGGGGGAGCCACTCGTCGGTACCGGGCGGGATGTGTCAGAGCCCCGGGGCCGCGGTGCACCCTGGAGCCGGGATGGCACCGGGCCTGAGCTCCCTCAGCCCGCCGCCGTACGGCAGCATGATGAGCCCGGTGTACGGGCAGGCCTGCAGCCTCCGGGCCCGGGAGCCCAAACCCTACCGGCGGAGCTACACGCACGCGAAGCCTCCGTACTCGTACATCTCCCTGATCACCATGGCGATCCAGCAGGCCGCCGCCAAGAGGCTGACGCTGAACGAGATCTACCAGTGGATCACCGACCTGTTCCCGTTCTACCGGCAGAACCAGCAGCGCTGGCAGAACTCCATCCGCCACTCGCTGTCCTTCAACGACTGCTTCATCAAGGTGCCCCGCTCCCCGGACCGGCCGGGCAAGGGCTCCTTCTGGGCCCTGCACCCGGACTCCGGGAACATGTTCGAGAACGGCTGCTACCTGCGGCGGCAGAAGCGCTTCAAGACCGGGAGGAGGCCCGGGCCCGGGCCGGGCCGGGGCTGGGGCCGGGGCTGGGGccaggaggcggcggcggcgggcaGGCCCGGCTCGGAGGGCGGCTCGGTCACCAGCACCAGCCCCGGGTCCGACTCCCAGCTCTCCCcggcctgctcctcctctcctgcggCCTCAGAGGTGAAGAGCTCCGGGGTCAAAGCTCACCGGCCCTCCAGCCCCGTGCGCGTGCCCTCCCCTCTCGCGCACACGCAGCAGCTGTTCtcccatcatcaccatcacgCGCTGCTGATGCACGAGGCCGCTCACCTGAAACCGgag ccccaccaccaccagcaccaccccAGCACCACCCCCTACCCCTCCTTCAACCACCCCTTCTCCATCAACAACCTCATGTCCGAGCCGCAGTACGGAGGGTACGGCTGCCCGCTGTCCGCAGCCCCGCTGGTGGCCACCAAGCCGGGCATGGACCCCCCCCACACCGACCCCAGCTACTACCACAGCGTGTACAGACCCATCATGAACTCATGA
- the LOC118099892 gene encoding calumenin-A — protein MIRPLLLCFFLCVACGRSKPTEKKSRVVEEEPLSHAKHEDDEGFEYDHEAFLGEDEAPKFDKLPLEESVRRLSLIVDRIDVNKDDFISEDELKIWIETVQRNHTFDQMESQWKHYDADQDGLISWDEYNRTKYSDGTHLESEFNYSKVMVREERHFRAADRDGDFKADKQEFNAFLHPENHQHMREIVVQETIDEIDKNGDGFIDLKEFMDDLQIPENDENFPEWAETERQHFLDIKDKNKDRKLDRQETMDWIFKPDLSYADAESKHLVTESDADKDGKLTKTEILNNHEMFVGSQVTNYGEALLRHDEF, from the exons ATGATTCGtccgctgctgctgtgtttcttcCTCTGCGTCGCGTGCGGCCGCAGCAAACCGACCGAGAAGAAGAGTCGAGTGGTCGAGGAAGAGCCGCTCAGCCACGCCAAGCACGAAGACGACGAAGGCTTCGAATACGACCACGAAGCTTTTCTGGGAGAAGATGAAGCCCCAAAATTTGACAAGCTCCCCCTAGAGGAGAGCGTGCGTCGACTCAG CCTGATCGTGGACAGAATCGACGTCAACAAAGACGATTTCATCTCAGAGGACGAGCTGAAGATCTGGATCGAGACCGTTCAGAGGAACCACACGTTCGACCAGATGGAGAGTCAGTGGAAACACTACGACGCCGACCAGGACGGACTGATCAGCTGGGACGAGTATAATCGCACCAAGTACAGCG ACGGCACTCACCTGGAGTCAGAGTTCAACTACAGCAAGGTGATGGTGCGGGAGGAGCGACACTTCAGAGCCGCCGACAGGGACGGAGATTTCAAAGCAGACAAACAAGAGTTCAACGCTTTTCTTCATCCTGAAAACCACCAGCACATGAGAGAGATCGTGGTTCAG GAAACGATCGATGAAATCGACAAGAACGGAGACGGCTTCATCGACCTGAAAGAGTTCATGG ATGACCTGCAAATCCCAGAAAATGATGAGAACTTTCCAGAGTGGGCTGAAACCGAACGTCAGCATTTCTTGGATataaaggacaaaaacaaagacaggaagttggaCAGGCAGGAAACCATGGACTGGATCTTCAAGCCTGATTTGAGCTACGCTGACGCTGAATCTAAACACCTGGTGACGGAGTCCGACGCCGACAAG gATGGAAAACTGACCAAGACGGAAATCCTGAACAACCACGAGATGTTTGTTGGAAGTCAGGTGACGAACTACGGAGAAGCTCTTCTACGACACGACGAGTTCTAG